A region from the Medicago truncatula cultivar Jemalong A17 chromosome 6, MtrunA17r5.0-ANR, whole genome shotgun sequence genome encodes:
- the LOC11434428 gene encoding cytochrome P450 82A4 gives MDFVLSNLINSTTIALLYFIIPLCLFLFGFSKFVHSKTKEAPIAEGAWPILGHLSLFSGTQSPHRVLGTLADKYGPLFTIKLGSKRALILNNWEMAKECFTTHDMVVSSRPKLVATKHLGYNGAMFGFGPYGPYWRQLRKIVTLEVLTNRRIEQQQHVRVSEVRASIKELFDVWSTKNNESYSSNYVLVELDQWFTHLTFNMVLRMVVGKRYFGLITSSEEDESKICVKALKKLMHLFGVITVGDVIPCLNFCDFGGYVKAMKETSKELDKIVDEWLKEHRHERTNLVEKLDDQGNQDIMDVLLSLLDGTTIEGFDGDTIIKATILTLFAGGSDTTSVTLTWALCLLLNNPLVMEKAKEELDAQIGKERCVCESDINKLTYLQAIVKETLRLYPPAPLSGPREFSENCTLGGYHVIKGTRLITNLWRINTDPNIWPDPLEFKPERFLTTHKDVDVRGSNFVLLPFGSGRRICPGISLGLQMLHFILASFLHSFDILNPTPELVDMSESFGLTNTKATPLKILIKPHLSINCYEIM, from the exons ATGGATTTTGTTCTTAGCAACCTAATAaactcaacaacaattgcactcctttatttcattattcCCCTATGTTTGTTTCTATTTGGATTCTCAAAATTTGTTCATAGCAAAACCAAAGAGGCACCAATAGCCGAAGGTGCATGGCCAATACTTGGTCACCTCTCACTTTTTAGTGGCACACAATCACCCCATAGGGTCTTAGGTACCTTAGCTGATAAATATGGACCATTATTCACCATCAAGCTTGGTTCTAAACGTGCTTTAATTCTCAACAATTGGGAAATGGCCAAGGAATGTTTTACTACACACGACATGGTCGTTTCGTCTCGTCCCAAGCTTGTTGCAACGAAACACTTGGGCTATAATGGAGCAATGTTTGGTTTTGGTCCGTATGGTCCTTATTGGCGCCAACTTCGCAAGATTGTAACCCTAGAGGTCCTCACAAATCGTCGAAtcgaacaacaacaacatgttcgTGTTTCTGAGGTTCGAGCATCGATTAAAGAGCTATTTGACGTCTGGTCTACCAAAAATAACGAGTCGTATTCATCAAACTACGTGTTAGTAGAGTTGGATCAATGGTTTACACATTTAACATTCAACATGGTTCTTCGAATGGTTGTTGGGAAAAGATATTTTGGTCTAATAACTAGTTCGGAGGAAGACGAATCTAAAATATGTGTGAAAGCTTTGAAGAAATTGATGCATTTGTTTGGGGTAATTACGGTGGGAGATGTTATTCCTTGCttgaatttttgtgattttggtgGTTATGTGAAGGCCATGAAAGAAACTTCCAAGGAGTTGGATAAGATTGTTGATGAGTGGTTGAAAGAGCATCGCCATGAAAGGACTAATTTGGTTGAAAAACTTGATGATCAAGGTAATCAAGATATCATGGATGTGTTGCTTTCATTGCTTGATGGAACAACCATCGAAGGGTTTGATGGTGATACCATAATCAAAGCCACGATATTG ACACTGTTTGCTGGAGGAAGTGACACAACCAGTGTCACCCTTACATGGGCACTATGTTTGCTATTGAACAATCCTCTTGTAATGGAAAAAGCAAAAGAAGAACTCGACGCTCAAATTGGCAAAGAGAGATGTGTATGTGAGTCAGATATAAATAAATTGACATACCTTCAAGCTATAGTCAAAGAAACACTACGATTATATCCACCCGCTCCTCTTTCAGGACCTCGTGAATTCTCGGAGAATTGTACTTTAGGAGGTTATCATGTTATAAAGGGAACTCGATTAATCACAAATCTTTGGAGGATTAACACGGATCCTAATATTTGGCCAGATCCATTAGAGTTCAAACCAGAAAGATTTCTTACCACTCATAAAGATGTTGATGTTAGGGGTAGTAATTTTGTGCTATTGCCATTTGGAAGTGGTAGAAGGATATGCCCTGGAATATCACTTGGACTTCAAATGCTGCATTTCATTCTAGCTAGTTTTTTGCATTCCTTTGATATCTTAAATCCAACCCCTGAACTTGTTGATATGAGTGAATCCTTTGGATTAACAAACACTAAAGCTACTCCTCTTAAGATTCTCATTAAACCACATTTGTCTATCAATTGTTATGAAATCATGTGA